TTTAAAATCAAGAAAGCAATGTACAAGAATTAATGGTGCATGCTCACCATACATCAATTGTAATTTTGGAGTTCCACAAGGATCAATTCTTGGAccaattttgtttagtttatacATTAATGATCTGCCTACAGTGTGTCCAGAAGTTCAGGTTCAAATGTATGCAGACGACACGGTAGTATATACTCACGCTAAAACCAAAGAACATGCTGCTAAAAAACTAACTGCTGCACTGAAAAAGGTTTCAGATTGGTTATATCGTTCATGTCTTACCCTCAATGTAAGTAAAACTGTGGGAATGTTTTTTTCAATTAAGAAAAATGAAGAGCATTGCTCAGATATTTTAGTTAATGGAGAAGTAATAAATAttgttgatcattttaaatatttaggtataattattgactccaatttaaattttaaaaaacacattaggAAGGTTTCCAAAAGTGCTAGAGCAAGCCTGAGGATCTATAGAAACATTAGGCATCAGTTACCTATGGCTGCTGCTAAACTTTTCATGAATACAATGATTTTACCTCATTTATCTTATTGTGCTACAAGCTGGTCGCATAcgaacattacaacattaaaaccattgtatgttatatataaacaaactgttAAAATTTTAGCTAAAAAGCCAAGGAGCTATCATCATTGCAACTGTATTGCACAACAAAAATTACTAACATTCGACAGTTTCTTATTTTATGTtgatgtgtgtttaatgtatgaaATATTTCATGATCTTGCACCACCACCCCTCAAACAATGTGTGATTGTCTGCAAGGACAATATAAGACAGACTAGGTCATCTGTTAGAGGTGATTGTTCAGTTAAACTTAAGAGAACTGCTTTTGGACAATCAGTTTTTTCAGTTAAAGCAGcagaaagatggaataaaataccagtgtatatcagagagagcagcacttttaatcgttttaaaactgttcttaaaatctggctaaaacaaaaccaaatatgcagccactgatttgatttcattttattgacaatgatgtattgtatttattgtactgtaagtgtatattgtatttgttataagTGTTAAATTTGTTACTTCCTGCCCTGGGACTAcatatgtaaattagctttatagctaactctggcacaacatgtcatgttgtacattgtcccagtataaataaataaagtaaataaataaataaataaatacacatgcgtagccaaatttacgtgcataaaaccaaattcacgtgcgtaaaatatttatttatattcacaaaaaaatttcacgtgcacaaaataaaaataaattttttataaaatacgtttcacaaatgcaaaacaccatttgcaaatgtataagagtgtacaaaaagtttgaatgtttaaaacttacgAGTTCATCCTggatgagaatgtgcaaatcctctttcacgtacgactccccctggatacgtgtgtgtgtatttttgagacctgccagagtcaggactactcgtacctttcagccaatcagatgagagctgtattcaacgaaaccaactctgcgcttcttttgcgcagactgttcctctccagcatggtgaacggagaaagcagcagtcgcactttttttttcatttatttatttatttgaccatatcctcactctttttatccattattttgccgcagctccgcttttctttttttcgttaattgtctgttaaataagaataagaaatcattctgttgctgagggccattacagtttaaaagaaagaatggtaTTACTTTTGGGGCAGAAGGAAAATTTAATTAGAGACATTGCCATGATTAACTCTTCGTTAAAAAGCCCAGAAAGATAAAGTGCTCTGATAAAAAGTGTCAGCTTTTCACACCAGTTTGCAGTTCTTCACATTGTCTAATTTTTCCCATGTGGGCAGTAGGGTGGAATCTGTGcaatatattatgcaaataaaatgaattttcataaataaaattattcttaaaagtcaTATTATTGTATGTGCTGTGgagaaaaggtgtgtttcaatccagctTTTGCAAGTATATTTATGTTAAAgataatatgtgcaatatatattattataaaattaataatgtttgggAACATTGACACAGCCATAATGTTCTTATGATACAAACACAGATTAAATAGATCTGGTCATGAAAATGTTTGTACtaaccatactgcacatttttattaactaaacaataaattatttctgCTGCCCAGTGTGAAAGATATTTTTCAGCTCAACTGGATCAAAAATTCACCAAAAAGCTGTGTTTGAAATCGACACTTTGGACACTGAACTTTTAGCAGTTGttcaattaacaatatttttttcatatgttccTGCTCTCAGCTGTTTCTACTATTTgctgatgataaaaaaaaattattaactgaAGTGACCTTGAATtagcattttgcactttaaaaatttatttttgttcattcaattaagatattttataaaattaaaaaatgatataTCGGTATCGGTTCGTACTGAAAGCTGCAATATCGGTATCGTATcagaagttaaaatgttgtatcgggacatccctacatgagaaaatgttttgtatgtttcatgtaatgtgtgcaactttttgtccaATTCTGTAGACACATCAGATTTCAGATgtacagtttctctccagtgtgaatcctcttttgtgtGATTCAGATGTGTTAACTGATTAATCCTCtcgtcacagtgtgaacacttgtatggTCTCTCAAGTGTAAAAcgtctggtgcagtttcaattttgtaataaaagtcttctcacactcaaagcacaaatactctttcacaccagtgtggatcttcatgtgttcattaaggtttgctgatcggttAAAACTCTTCTTACACTGAGttcatgtgaatggtttctccccagtgtgagTCTTCATGcgtttattaaggtctgaggagttactgaaactcatcccacgccaaagctgcggtcacactagagtttgagcatgcaaaattctgttgtatggtgTTGCGAAAAGGAGCGGGaacaaacaagatgattagacattaaaaacagtgtGCGATtggaacatttttttaaatttccgtccagagaggtcatgttttgatcttcgattggtctcacagtctagtgatgcgatttcgcaagtCAGAGTCCGTCAGAGTTTCGTAGGTCATGGTTTCTCTCCGTTGTGGCTTACCATGTGTAGATTAAGgcatgatgattggctgaaaatcttcccacactgagtgcatgcatatggtttctctccagtgtgtttcctcatgtgtcgattaaggtgtgatgagcaggtaaaactcttctcacactcagtgcatgtgaatggtttctctccggtatggatcctcatgtgtagattaaggtgttctgatcggttgaaactcttcccacactgagtgcatgtgaatggtttctctccagtgtggatcctcatgtgcttATTAagagatgatgattggctgaaactgttcccacactgagtgcatgtgaatggtttctctccagtgtggatcctcatgtgtagattaagggatgatgatatcctaaaactcttctcacactgagtgcatgtgaatggtttctttccagtgtggatcatcatgtgtttacTAAGGTTTGATGAGcagttgaaactcttcccacaccgagtgcatgtgaatggtttctctcctgcgtggatcctcatgtgtagattaagggatgttgataagctaaaactcttcccacactgagtgcatgtgaatggtttctctccagtgtggatcctcatgtgtttattaagaggTGATaagtggctgaaactcttcccacactgagtgcatgtgaatggtttctctccagtgtggatcctcatgtgtagattaagggatgatgatatgctgaaactcttcccacattgagtgcatgtgaatggtttctctccagtgtggatcctcatgtgtagattaagggatgttgataagctaaaactcttcccacactgagtgcatgtgaatggtttctctccagtgtggatcctcatgtgtttattaagaggTGATaagtggctgaaactcttcccacactgagtgcatgtgaatggtttctctccagtgtggatcctcatgtgtagattaagggatgatgatatgctgaaactcttcccacattgagtgcatgtgaatggtttctctccagtgtggatcctcatgtgaatcttaagtttgcttttgcttgccaaaatctttccacactgagtgcaggtgaaactatttttgtctctccttttcaatatatcatcagtctgtaaatgagttttttcctcaattttaacatgatgttcctcctctttactcctctccttctcttcaattaggtctgaaataaataaataaacgttagttttcattaagtcttaaaaactctcatcaaaacacacacacaatgtaattttgatgcatgataaatgtaaaataaatcagatcatagtTTGTTTGGTACATTAACGTGTACACACTTAAGCAGATTCCAATCATCTtcatttatctagtgcttttacaatgtgaaTTCTGTCAAAGACACTTAACaaagaagttatagtaaattgaaaccgtgtcagtccagttttccaAGTTtctcataaaagtaattttggtcatattaataagacacagatttgaaagctgtTTGTAGCTGACGCTGATTGTTCAGCTTGtaatgttgtttattgttttgaattTCATTATTTGAATGTGTATTGGTATATGTTTGTTACTAATTTCTTTGTTGCCGGTTGGCTTGAGTGGAAAGTCACATGATTCTCATTGATTGATTTAACCTGCGAGAGTTTGTATGGTCACTCAGGATAGTGAGATCTCAATGCAAGCACCTGTTTAATGCTCCTGCTTATTCTAGAGCTGGTTATCAGGCTAACACGGTAAActaaacattgttttatatattattagtttattttgatgtccttttgtgtttgtgtgaaacatttggtttgtttatttgtttatcttttagtCTTCCCGGTGTTCATTAAATGAAACGCATGGTGGACATCAGTATTTGGAAGCGTGGACTGTTTAATAACCGGCGGGTAGTTACACTGTTAAtggcctatttttatttgtatatatttataattacaacaaaatgacagggaatacttgttcattctgtgcctgactggctaacgcatcagaaaaaaaagttctgaggtaacagctgaacaaacagctgaatatttacctctcagacatgagacatatctgtacagcatctgcataaaggctggaatgtgcacctttctaaagatgtatagtaacgaagtagaactacttcactactgtacttaattactaaaaggcagtatctgtacttcactggagtattattttttttctcctacttacacttttacttcagtacatattttcaataagtttaatacttttacttcgATAAactttttatgtgctgcatcgttactcgttactaggggtgtcaaaatgatcgatatTGGAACAGGTTATTACGTACTAACGTCATTCATCTCCactgcgcgatgtcgcaatacttgGACGGAGGCGAGGGTGAGTGAAGGCTGCACAGCACATGAGCCACTATTTCACTATACAGAGAATTGCTGTAAAACTTCATCTTTGCCTCTCTCTCACTGTGTACATTTGACCTTTTGCGCTGGCTTTCCTCTTCTCTTGTCTAAGCGATAATATTGGATCCGGACACAAGCGTGCCTTTGGTGCGAGTTTTCTCCAAtgtctattatggattacctgtgataactgcgtattatttgtattaaagtactggcactagggatgtaacaatattgtaaataccgtcatagtaatttttttcaatattactgtaggcgcatgactcaataaaactatatttctgagaaaagtttgcttaggcaaatgaagcgaatgggaggtagcgggaactacaattcccatcagcctaggtgTGGCCATCATTCTTTCCGGTCTGTTgttactacagatccagtaatgcggaaatggagtgtgttgctagtagaggggaagaaaaagagctggaaatgatcgaacctaaagcgggttttaaatcggatgtgtggaaaaattttggtttctttctaaaaagatacgataaaggagaaaaggtgacagacaaagaaaaaaacagtatgcaggcactgccagactatggtaaaatataagtcggggaatacgactaaaaacagtcatggtgactgcagaacacagcacacttgttagattgatgcagacattgacttgtaccataAAGAagcctctatctcactcatggcttgtcctctcaagtggtggaaagacattgcacaatgttacccactgctgtctaccttggctaaatcatatctctctgtccccgaaacctcagtcccaaatgagaggttttttttttttcttctgttgccggggacatgcccagagatcccagcttttaccagattatagttatatgataatttttcttaaaaaacccatctctatctaagtgagtgactgattaaatgttgaatgtgatgagttttcaacaatactaaattgaaactttattttttttatatggtttaatagttttttgttattaaaattgaaaaattgaagttcttgtttcaaaacttacagatagatggctaatttgtatgtcattgatatgttcagtgctaaggtaaataaacacttttggcacttttttcgagtcttagTAGTTTTAagtagttttgtttttactgtaaattattcaataaataccgtaccgtgccattcataccaagGTATTATCGTACCATAAAATTCTGATACAGTTACATCCCTAACTGGCACTCTTgctaattgtattaatatttatcacTGAGGGGTTCATAATTATGTTTCAGTGTATTACGGTACTGTAGTGATGACATCATGTTGTTTACGTTTTTAACGTCTAGGGCTGCaactaatgattattttaatgatcaattaatctgttgattattttttcgattaatcggatAAAATAAAAGCCCTttccaaccctttattcaaaaaagctcatgcctataataacaataataataataataataataaactgttttcaatccaaatatgtaaatgtttttaaatgaagataCTTACTAGACACATGAAATTCCATAAGAAATCACTTAACCTCAAACTTTAATGAtagtttgcttaaaacaagctaaattatttgccaatggggtgagAAAATTTATCTTAataagatataatctcaaacagcaTCACTTCGTTTTCTCATGCTATTTTTCTTGTCTGGTCttgatgtaagatttttttagatatatGAACTGGAAACGAGACAAAATGATTAAGAAAGAAAAGTTTTCTGCAGTGCAGCTATACATGACAACAGATGGAAAAATTAATGATCCAAAACAGATAACATTCACACACTTGCTCATCATGTCATCAACTACCTGATATTCCAATTCACATAAACGTGTTGTAAGTAATCGTGATTTATAACGTGAGATGGACGTCTCCATGTTTACTTGCGGCCGCTGCCTCATTCATAAAagcagaacacgcaggattcagcaGGTACATTCATAAGTTACTCCAaaaatacatgcaagtaagtgTTTGGTGAACTTAGAAAAGcctagattcaactttatagttactttcacgatgtgtaatgtgtatctgatataaataaaacacatcagcaaattatatttgaatggattgttagacttttatgtgtgttttacaaactctaaatgtattgttttactagtacttgtgtgtatttacatatctAAAACATAAATGAAGTATTAGGTAGTTAAAatgctgcataattgtgataatatgacacgtctttcagcgaagttaagttggttttgttttcgaaaaAAAAGCAGCACTTTTCCAacagtcccttactgagagctctccTCAGCGCAAGCTCTTTGGCTCAGCGCATATTGCAACTGCTTAAACGaagcagtgctcgtaatatcgagcaaaaaaataaatgaaaaagacagctgtgaaacataacctgctttgtctttttgtaggaaacacagtttagatctttaTAGGGTAAGAGTTTTTTTGTGTTAATGCTGTCTATCAGTGTCAGGAATACCGAAAACAAAACCTGCTGAACCCCGCTGTCTTTCTCTAGCTCAGTGCCAGACACAAAGAAACCAGCACCAGGGACTTTGTAGAATTCTGTAGTGATTCTTCCGCATCATCCCTGTCTTCTTGAAGCGCTGAACTCTGTATCAGTGCGCAAGAGACGGAGAGAGGCCTTGTTCAGTCCGCTCCGCTCcatgttcttttttttcttatcaaatGTCTCCTGGTCGCGCAACACAACGAATCGATTATGTAATTCGTTGCCAATGCTTTTAATAATCTATTTTTATCgatttaatcgattcgttgttgcagctCTAGTCTCCACGTTATACTGTTGATAAACAGAAGTGTTACCGTCTCGTGTTCATGCTGTACAGAGAGAGCATGTGAAAGTGAGTAATAAAAGACGCTGATGAAACGATTTGTTCTGTCTAGTGCTTAAGCTACGCACTCCAAGCTCAACAGGTTATGGGCCCCAGGCAGCGAGACTAGCGATCGTTTTCAAGAAAGCAAAGTTAACGCGACGTATTCAGGTGCAAAGTTAGCAAAGATGGTAAGCAGAGCGGGAGGATATCTAGCGCCGCAGTTTATGTTCGATGGATCAGAAGAAAAATTCGATCTATGGGAGACGAGATTTCTAGTATATTTACACACTCTGAAGCTAAAAGAAACTATATTGCATCAGCCTACTGATGCTGAAGCGGAGCAACTAGATGAGGACAGACGGCAGAGCGCTGATTGTTATGCTGAACTGATCGATGATAAAAGCCTTTCACTGGTAAGACACAATGCTGCCGATGACAGGAGAAAAGCCCTAAAAATACTGAAAGAGCATTATTCAGGCAAAAGTAAACCACGCATAATAAACATGTACACAACATTGACACAGCTGCACGAGTGACAGTGAGAGCGTTACAGACTATTTGATACGAGCAGAAAACAACTTTACAGCTCTAAGAAATGCTGGAGAATTAATGAGTGATGGACTACCCATAGCGATGGTTCTCCGAGGACTACCGGATTCGTTTAAGCCACTAGCCATCCACATAACACAAAATGAAGACGATGTCACGTTTacagtaaagaagtaaagtaaaggagaCTCCGAGTTTATGAGGagacagagaaaatgaaagtTGCAACTACAGACAATGTGATGAAGACCTGCACGAGACAAGGGCAAAGCTTTTACAAACCCCACACAAAAGATAGAAAAGATGAAGATATACATATAATATgctacaaatgtttttattgtttttgtttattttatatggcaccagtgctcaaggacgctttacagacagtaaaaaaacaagaaaagcaaaaaccttaagaaggtagagaaaagggagactaataatacaactaatattaataacatagcAATAACTCCTCTCACTCTAAACTTTACCTTTTAGAGCTTAATCTTGTTGGCGCAATATGGGTTTATTACATGTAGGCTATGAATCAGATTATAAAGAATGATTAAAAACATGCTTTTTCTTTGTTGCATCCTATCCgtaaggtgttttatttatttatttatttatttatttatttatctatttatttatttattgaatttttttaataaaagaaaaacaaacaagccCTACAAATAGCTTCATCCAAAGTATTGGTTCGCCTTTCTCGTTcggcacgaatccaaaatgttcccaa
The Danio rerio strain Tuebingen ecotype United States chromosome 4, GRCz12tu, whole genome shotgun sequence genome window above contains:
- the LOC137491131 gene encoding uncharacterized protein isoform X1, whose product is MAFIKEESEDVKIEETFTVKQEDPQEQTDLIEEKERSKEEEHHVKIEEKTHLQTDDILKRRDKNSFTCTQCGKILASKSKLKIHMRIHTGEKPFTCTQCGKSFSISSSLNLHMRIHTGEKPFTCTQCGKSFSHLSPLNKHMRIHTGEKPFTCTQCGKSFSLSTSLNLHMRIHTGEKPFTCTQCGKSFSISSSLNLHMRIHTGEKPFTCTQCGKSFSHLSPLNKHMRIHTGEKPFTCTQCGKSFSLSTSLNLHMRIHAGEKPFTCTRCGKSFNCSSNLSKHMMIHTGKKPFTCTQCEKSFRISSSLNLHMRIHTGEKPFTCTQCGNSFSQSSSLNKHMRIHTGEKPFTCTQCGKSFNRSEHLNLHMRIHTGEKPFTCTECEKSFTCSSHLNRHMRKHTGEKPYACTQCGKIFSQSSCLNLHMVSHNGEKP